In the genome of Piliocolobus tephrosceles isolate RC106 chromosome 20, ASM277652v3, whole genome shotgun sequence, the window GAGGAGGCAGATGACCAGCAGCTGCTGGAGCCAGAGGCGTGGAGGACCTACACCGAGCGCCGCAATGCCCTGCGTGAGTTCCTGACTTCGGACCTGAGCCCGCACCTGCtcaagcgccaccacgcccgcaTGCAGCTGCTGCGTAAGTGCTCCTACTACATCGAGGTCCTGCCCAAGCACCTAGCCCTGGGCGACCAGAACCCGTTGGTGCTGCCCAGCGCCGTGTTCCAGCTTATCGACCCCTGGAAGTTCCAGCGCATGAAGAAGGTGGGCACAGCTCAGACCAAGATCCAGCTCCTGCTGCTCGGGGACCTGCTGGAGCAGCTGGACCATGGCCGTGCTGAGCTGGACGCCCTGCTCCAGTCGCCGGACCCACGGCCCTTCCTGGCCGACTGGGCGCTGGTGGAGCGGCGGCTGGCGGACATGTCGGCCGTCATGGACAGCTTCCTGACCATGATGGTGCCGGGACGGCTGCACGTCAAGCACCGCCTGGTGTCTGATGTCAGTGCCGCCAAGATCCCGCACATCTGGCTCATGCTGAGCACCAAGATGCCCGTCATGTTTGACAGAAAGGAGTCGGCGGCCCACCAGGACTGGGCCCGGCTGCGTTGGTTCGTCACCATCCAGCCGGCCGCCTCGGAGCAGTATGAGCTGCGCTTCAGGCTGCTGGACCCACGGACGCAGCAGGAGTGCGCCCAATGTGGCGTCATCCCCGTGGCTGCCTGCACCTTCGACGTCCGAAACCTGCTGCCCAACCGTTCCTACAAGTTCACCATCAAGAGGGCCGAGACCTCCACACTGGTGTACGAGCCCTGGAGGGACAGCCTCACCCTGCAGACCAAGCCGGGGCCCCTGGAGGGGCCCGCCCTCAGCCACTCTGTCCGAGAGatgattttctaatatttatccaCTAATAAAGAGGAGTGTAAATGCACATACGGAATTAAAGACACAAACCTATTTATGTTTTAAAGGCAGCAGCCACCAGTGTTTTTCCTGGCTCAAAACATGCCAAGCCCCAGGCCCGACCTCCCACGACAGCTGAACCTGGAGCAAGAAGTGCCAGCCCCTGACACCTGGGGGCCTCCTCCCATGACGAGAGCTGCTCCACAGGGCCTCTGCGGTCCCAGCCCCCGCCTCTCCTCGCCACACCCATCACCATGACTGAGCTCTGGCCTTCCTTACCCACCTTCCTGGCTTGGGGGCCTCCCTAAGGGGATGAGACTTCTAGGCCACAGTGCGTCCCACCACCCCAGCCCAGCCTCGAGTGCTCATTAGCACCCCTAGGAGGCAGCAGCCAGCACCACTAGGGATCCCTGGCTATGAGCAGCTCAGCTGTGCTCCGCCCACCGTTTGTTCCTCAAGGGCCTTCCCAGCCCCGAGCTCCCTCTCTCCTCCAGGATCAACTGCTTTTGCTAGGCgtccagcctctgcttcccaccaCCGCTCACCTTCAGGACCGCAGCTGCCccttcctccaagaagccttccctggctGCAGGCTGGTGAGGTCCCCAAGTCCCCCTTTGCTAGAGGTGCCTTCTCATCCTCTCTGCAGGCACTTCTCAAGCTATTGCAAACTACTGTCTATTTCATGACGGCCCAAGAATAGATGTGGTCTTCAAGGCAGGGCCCGATCAGCACACCAAGGAGGCCACGGTCCGGGAGACCCCATGCTCTGCCCCTCCCTCCACAGACGCCCAGAACCTCTTTTCCCACAGTGACCATAGTCCCCACGACCATCTGAGTCCTGAGCTGGCTCTGGGAGACCACGGGAGCCCCTGTGGATGCAGCCACGAATGGGCCAGGTGCGGAAGGACCCCAGCTCACAGCGGCCAGGGGGTCCTGGGGAGCAGCTTCAAAAGTGGGACCAACAGGACAGCCAAGGCTGGTGGCCTCAGGGACTTTGGACTTGGCCAGCCTGGTGACACCAGAGCAGCTCCGGAGCTGTGGCCTGTCCTCACCACACCAGGCACCGTCCCTCCCCTCCCGGCACAGGCAGCCCAAGCCACCAGCCCTGCAGGGGGGGTCGCCGCCCTCCCCACGCCCTGCACCCAGTGCTCTGCAGTAGGCCCTCGACGGCCTCCACGGCCGCGTCCCAAAACCGCCCTCCCCACNNNNNNNNNNCCCAGCGCTCTGCAGTGGGCCCTCGACGGCCTCCACGGCCGCGTCCCCAGCACAGTAGCCATCTACTTTTGCCCCCCAGCTGACCTCAAAACACCCAGGAGTGAGAAGAGCTTTCAGAGTGGTTTTATCATTAAATTAGTATCTAATCACATAattcaaagatataaaaattgGAATGTAGAAAGTGGGGCAAGCCCCTCCCTCAGGACTGGAGGCAGCAGGCGGCGGAGCTGCCCTGAGGCGGCAGCGCTGGAGAAACAGATGCAGCTGAGCAGGCTGTCCCGAGACGCGGAGTCCAGGGTGGAAGCATCGCCCCAGCACCCCCAGCCCGGAGCCCACCGCGCAGCCCATGGGAAGACTGCAGGCTTTTCACATTTCAGAGGGCAGGGTGGGGCGGGGTGGGCCCCTGGCTTTGGGCTGCCCTCCAGCAGCCCCTGAAGGAcacaggtggtggtggtgggaaaaAGGCCCCCTCTGCCAGGGAGGCCTCCTTGTCCTGAGCTTAGGCTGTCTCTGTTCCAGTAACAgatgctggtttttttttttttgagacagggtctcactctgtcacccaggctggagtgcagtggtacgatcagagctcgctgcaacctctgcctcctggattcaagcgattctcatgcctcagcctcccaagtagctgggattacaggcatgtgccaccacgcccggctaattttgtatttttagtggagacagggtttcaccatgttggccaggctggtctcgaactcatgacctcaggttatccccctgccttggcttcccaaagtgctggattatgggcgtgagccaccacgcccggcaggaTGCTGGCTTTGAGTTCATTTAAATACAGAATAAACCTGAACTCCACAGACACCATCCAGAGTGATCCCAGGTGGCATCCAAAGGTCAAAGGGCAGCCTCCATAGGGTTTCCTTCCTAGTTCTGAGACTTCCCAGGGACAGCAGAATTTCCGTGCGCTGGTCCCAAAGAAGCCCCTTTTGGCCACCCTGAGAGGTGTCCCTGTCCCCAGATGCCCAGGAGAAGCAGGGGTGTGGGGACCGGCCCTTGCCGTTCCTCCTCCTCCAAGTCTGCCCACTTCCCGCCCCAGGGAGaccctgaggccaggaggcaggCTGGCCCAGGCAGGCTGATGGTGGAGGGCGGTGGGGAGGTTGGGGAGCCCCGGACTTGCCCTCCCAGTCCTGGCAGCTTGCGGGTGGGGAGGGCTCTTCAGGAAGGCATAGTTGGCCTCCTGCAGACGCGCACCTGGCCAGCAGGCACGAGGCTCTGCTGAGCCTCACAGAAGTCCAGGAGGCTCCGCCAGAGGGGGCAGCAGCGCAGGAGAAGGTGGTCCCCTATGAGGGTGGGAGTCAGGCAGGAGTCAGTCAGGGTCTGGTGGGAGGGGTCAGGGTCAGGTGGGGGGGTCATGGTCAGGTGGAGTCAGGGTcaggtgggaggaggcagagtcAGGCAGGAGTCAGGCGGAGTCGGGCGgctccccagcccagccctggccccaCCTGTGTTCCCACCAGGAATaacccagccctgccctcaccGATCAGGCAGAGCCCCTCCTGGGCCCGCGTGACAGCCACGTTCACTTGGTTGGGGTCCACAACGAAGCCCAGAAACTTCTTGAGCCAGCTCTTAGTGGGCCGCTGGTCCAGGTCACTCTTGGCACAGGTGCGGACGGTGCTCACCAGCACATAGCGCCACTCGCTCCCTGTGGGATGGAAGGTGAGGCCCTGCGGCCACTGCGCCCACCCTCCTGGCCCCACCCATGAGCCCCCAGCCTCACCCTGGCTCTTGGTGATGGAGGACACAGCCACCCCGGCGATGCCCTCTCGTCGAAGGGCCTTGCTGATCTCAGAGGCCTGCGCGTTGTAGGGTGTGAGGACGGCGACGTCCTGGGGCTCTATGGTCCTCCCCAGGGTCAGCTGCTTGGTGATACGGACCTGAGGGGCCGAGGGGGCAGGTGGAGCGGACCCTGGTgcctctcctgccctcctccaggaagccctccctgactccCAGGCACCAGACACTCACCACCTCAGCCACCTCCTCCAGGTTGGCCTTGGAGTTCTCATTCCCTTCGTCCGTGGACACCAGCAGGCTCCGCTCGTGGCCCTGCACGTGGCCAAAGATGACAGGGCAGCTCTCCTTGCCAGCGTGGCCCAGGACACTGGGCGACCTCTTCAGGCCCTGCCACGTCTTCAGCCTGCTCTTGTAGAATGCCACTGAGGGGAAGGCACAGATGCCCTCGTGCTGCAGGCAAGGATGTGCACTGGTCAGAGGTGCCAGAGCTGCCACATGGGGCTGTGGCCCCCCCAGGGGCTGCAGGTGGGCTGGGGGCTGAGCGGGGCGGGCTCACGGGGCTGTGGCCCCCCAGGGGCTGCAGGTGGCTGGGGGCTGAGCGGGGCGGGCTCACCATGCGGTACTGGGTATCCAGCATGTGTGCATCCTCGTGGTACCGCTCGAACAGAGACCGGTCCAGACCCAGGTTTTGCAGCCACTCATTCTTGACCACGGGCCGCAGCTGCTTGTGGTCTCCGAGAAGAACCACCTGGAGGAATAGACAGGCCTGGCCCTGACACCGCTAGACCCAGAGGGACCCCAGCCCCACACGACGCCCACGTCTGCACACACAGGGTGCCTCAGGTGTGAGACTGTGCCAGGGATGCCTGCCCGTGCTACCCACACACCCCGCCCCACCAACCTTCTCGGCCTGTGGGAACCGCACGAGGGGGATGAGGGTTTCAGGTTCCGTGGCCATGCCTGCCTCATCAACAAGGATCTGCCTCACATCCAGGGTTTTGAGGCTAGCGGAGGCTGCACAGGAGCAGGTGCAGAGGATGACCTCGTGCCGGTCCAGCTCGAACTTCCGAGCCTCCCACAAGACCTTCTTGTACCTGACAGGGACACTGCCTGTCACCCCAGGGCCCCCATGCTGCAGGTAGCTccaccccccagcccctgccactTACAAGACCAGGTCCTCCCTGGAGAAAAGCTCCCCGCTCTGCAGCCGGGTGTCAAAGGCCTTGATTTCCGATGAGTACGGGTTGGGGGCCTGCCGGATCCGATGGTGCAGGGTGATGGTCCTGGTGGGCAGAACACAGTGAGCCCCGTCCACGCAGGGCCATCCCGGGGCAGAGTTCAGTGAGACCCACCTACACAGGGCTGGCTGGACAGCTCGGCCCCACCCGGCCCAAGCCCCAAAGACAGTGGGCACACCTGAGGCTCTGGTTCGGCCTCCCCTCCCGGGGGTTCCTCCTGAGCAGCTTCCTGCTGCCCAGGCGTGGCACTGGGAACTCGCTGGCCTCGGCCTGCTCGCTGTACACCCGGAGAGGCTTCAGCTCCATCCTTCTCAGGAGCAGTTCTGAGGGCAGTAGGGGGACGTGAGTCTAGCCCCACGTACCAGCACCCCAAAGACCCCCACCGCCGACCCCGGCACACCTGCCAGGACATCCACCGACTTGTTGGAGGGGCCGCAGTACAAGATGCAGGGACCTCCTAGCTGCGTCTCCCCATCGGGGGAGCCTCCGGGCTGCACCTGCTCCTGGTTTGATTTATGAAACCAGAATATGATGTGGAGGCCCACGATCGTCTTCCCTGTACCTGCAGCCGGAGAACAGGAGATTGTCGCCCACCCCCGGGGTCCCTGTGGCCCAAGGCAGCCCAAGGCAGCCCGCAGCTCCCCGTGCGCGGGCCCTACCTGGCGGGCCCTGGATGACTGTGAGAGGCTTCTCCAGAGCCTCCCTGACTGCCCTGTTCTGGCTAGGGTTCAGCTTGTGGCGGCCTCCGGGGATGTCATAGGTCTGCCGCTTCAGGAACCTGCTGGGGATCACTGAGAGCCGGGCGGCCTCCCTGAGCACTCATGCAGGGTGCGGTTGGGGGTCAGAGGGGAAGCTGGAGGGGTGGGGCAGACCTACCTCTGCAGAGGGGCTGCGGGACAGGCTGGCCCAGGGCGATGCTGGTGACCAGCGGGGACGCCTCCTCTAGCCCACGCACGGCTTCCTCCTTGCGGCTGGGGGTGAAGGCAGACGCTGGAAAACCAACAGGACTCCCAGGAAAGGGACTGCTGCCCCACGAGGTACCCCCTCCCCGAAGTGAGGAGCCAGGGGTGgtcccccagcccagcctccgTTGGTGGAAGCCACTCACAGGTCAGGAAGCTGCTTAGGCAGCAGCTCAACGGTGAACAGGGTGCCCGGCCTCAGCACCTCTTCCGGAACCTTCTCCATGCCCATGTGGTGGATGAAGAGGTGCACCTGTCTGGGAGCCTCCTGCCGGTCTGCCCGGCGCTCCTGGTCCCAGTCCTCCGTCTGCCCGTGGGCCACCCAGGTGTAGGTGCCAGGGTCGACACTCAGGCCAGGGCCGAGGCTGCTGGGCCCGGAGCGAGGGCTGGCCGTGGGAGCCGGCAGCCCCTCGAGCCGGATGCAGAGGTAGCAGCAGCTGAGGTTCATGTCAACACAGTTCTCCTCGAGGAAGGCAGCCTCCAGGCGGAAGGCGCCCTGCAGCTGCCCCTGTGGCATCCGTGACACATCCCAGGAAACACTCAGGTGCTGAAGTGTGACAGAGTCATTCTCGGCAACCGCACCAGTGGCCGACTCCAGAGCGCAGAATGGCTCCCACACGCAGGCGTACTCATCCACGTCGCGATAGCGGTCCCGCGGGGCCTGGTACACATGGCCCAAGAAGCAGTCTCCGGGCCGCTCCACGTGCTCCAGGCAGAGACTAAAGCCGGGTGCCACGGTCCAGAGCTGAGGGCTTGGTACCAGGAAGCCGTGCTGCAGGCTGGCGCCAAGCTGCACCTGCAGGGTGTCCCCACTGCCCAGCTCCCGGGCCACCTCCAGGAAATGGCCACAGCGGCTCCGCTGCACCTGCACCAGCCCCCGCCGTGGGGACGCCCCACCCTTCTCCTGGATGAGAGCAGCCGCCTCTGGCCAGCGCTGCAGCTCCACCAGCGCCAGCAGCTGCTTCCATAGAGCCGTCTGCACACCACAGGTGTGTGGGtccagcacagtgccaggcagtGGCAAGGGCGGGCTGGATCCCTGCACTGAGTAGACACGGCGCCGCCACAGGAGCTGCAGGCCCGGCCGGCCTGCCAGGGCATGGGGGTGCTCGGCCAGCTGGAGGGAGCTGTAGGGGACAGGGCAGGGGTCGGGCAGCGTCTCCCGGTTGCTGGGGAATTGCAGCCGGAAGCAGCGGGAGCCTGCCTCCACATCCACCACGAAGCCCAGCTTGTCCAGAGGCTGGGCCTTGAGCTGCACGGCCAGGTGCAGGCTGTGCGCCCGCCGCTGATAGCTCTGGGCAAGTGCGTGCTGGAGGCTGAAGCCCTGGCAGAGCCCATCAATGTCCCTGGCAGAGTAGGCGGAGCCCCCATGGCCCAGCGCCAGCAGGATCTGCCGCTGCAACACCACGTCCAGGTACCTGCGGATGGGTGAGGTGGCCCATGTGTACCATTCCACCTGCAGCGAGTAGTGGCCACCCTGCTGCTGGTGGCCCCAGGTGCAGCGGCCGAACGCCGAGCGCTCCAAGGCCTTGCGGAGGTCGCGGCTTGCAGGAGCCAGGAATGGGTGCATGTCGTCCGTGGTGACTAAGTCCACCATCTGCTCGTAGTCCTGAGTGCGGGCGGCAAACTGGACCTGCTTCCAGAGGGAGGCCAGGAGGTGCAGCTGCGTGTTGGGGGCGCTGCCCCCGCCGCCACGCAGGTGGTGGCCGAGGTGCAGTGACAGGGGCACCCACTCCCCATGCTTCTCACACAGGGCCTTGAGCTGCTGGCTGTGGGGTGCTGGCTGCCACCGCAGAGGCGTGACCGTCCGTGTGCGCTCGCTGCCCACCAGGAACTCTGCCACGAGCCTGTTAAACTGAATCATGTACTCCTTCACCATGATGTGGGCCGCGCGGAAGCCCAGGGTGCTGTCCTCATCAGGCTGCTCATAGAAGCAGTCGGACTGCAGGCGGTGCCGGCGCAGCAGCCGAGAGAAGTAGCATGCGGCCACGACGCAGGCGTCCACAGAGTCCAGGCGGGCTGGCAGCTCACGGCCGGCACCTGGGTGCTCCCTGATCACCCGCTCTGCCTCCTCGTAGGACAGCTGGCGGTCAGAGCGGACCACGGAGGGTGCAAAGTGCAGGCTCTTCAGCTGGCCACTGGCTTTCTCCATGGTGAGGAACAGGGAGATGGCCAGGCGGTCCTGGCCcggcaggaggctgaggatgtCCTGGCAGAGGCTGGCAGGCAGCATGGGCACTGGTTCCCTGCCAGGGGCATAGAACGCAGCGCCCTGCCTTCGAGCCTCCACGTCCAGCGCCCCGTCCCTGGGCACGAAGCTGGCAACATCAGTGATGTGCACAGCCACCTCGCACTGGGGACCCAGGTCTCGGACACTGAGGGCATCATCGAGGTTGCAGGCGCCCTGGGGGTCCACAGTGAAGGTCAGGAAGGCGCGGCAGTCCTCTCGGCGGCCGGCAACGCGGCCAAGCTCTGTTTGGTATTTCTGCAGTGCCTTGGTGATGGCAGCCAGGTCCGACGGGGGCACCCTCAAGCTGTACTCCAGGCCAAGGATGCGGAGGCCCTGCTCCCAGGTGCTGGCCTCAGGCAGCACCTCCCGGACGATGCCCAGTGGGTAATAGAAGCCCTGCCGCCACAGGACAATGTGGACCCAGAAGAGCCGGCTGTGCCGGGCCTCCGCCGTGAGCCTCTCCAGCCCCACACGCTGCAGCCGGCCCTTCCGGAGGCCGTAGACCGGGACCTGCGATGGGTCCTTCAGCTCTGCCACGAAGATCTTGGTCACGGAGCCATTGATGGGGACCATGATGCGCGGGTCCCACCTGTCCATGCGGCACACAAACGCCAGCTCGtgcctcctcctcttcagcaCGCCCAGCACGCGGCCCCGAAGCCGCCCCTCGGGGGCCCTGTCTCCCGAAAGGAGCTGCACCAGCACCTCATCCCCGGTGAAGGCCATGCCACAGTCCAGGCGGCCCCTGACCTGGATGGGGCCCGAGGGGGCGTCGTCCAGCGGGATGGCGGACGCGCGCTCAAAGGTCTCCTGCACGAAGGTGCAGTGACGGTAGCGCTCCGGCTCCGCACGCAGCAGCTTCCGCAGTGCAGCCGGGGGCAGGTTCTCGTACAGCCGGGCCTGCCGCGGGGACTCTGGCCTGGCGACGGTGTCCAGCAGCCCGTCCTCCCCGACGGTCACCATCACCTTCCGGCTTTCATCCAGAAGCTCCCGCAGGATGGCGTCGTCAGCGTTGAGCTCCCCGTCCCACGGCCAGAAGTCAGCCTCTGCGTCCGCAGGCTCGGTGGCCTCCACGCCCGCCGCAGCGGCCGCGCCCGCCGTGCAGGCCCCGGGCGCCGCGTCCTCCTTCACTGCGTCTCCTGCTGGCGCTGCCGCAGCCTCCGTCTGCGCTGTGGTTGCCGTGATGTCACCGGAGGCTGGGCTCAGAGCCTCATCTCCCGGCTCTGCCTTCACTGTGGCCGTCACCACAGTCGCCGGTTCCTCGGCCGGGTCCCCTACTGGCTCCGGGGCAGCCTCCCAGTTCCCCGATGCCCCAGCTCGTGTGCCCTGGGGGGGCCAGCGCCGTCTCCGCGCCACGCCCTGCTCGACCTGCTCCATGGACAGGCCCTCGGGGCAGACGCTGTGCCGTTCCGCACACTCGCGGATGAAACTCTCCCAGAGCTTGCCACAGGCCCCGAAGGAGCAGAGGGCCACGGCgtcccccaccaccaccagctGGGACTGGGCGCGGGTCAGCACGGTGTTGAGCACGCGGGCGTCAGTGAAGAACTCGGGGGCTGGTGCCCCGGGGCTGAGCAGGCTCTGGCAGGTGTGCACCGTGCTGAGCACCACCACCCGGAACTGCCGCCCTGCAGAGGGCATGCGGTCAGGCTGGGCACACCGGACGGTGGGACCAACCCCACCCCCGCCGATGCCAGGCTGAGGAGTGGGCCAAGCCACCCGGGGCATCCTGGGGCAGCAGGCAGCACTTGGCCCCGCTGGTCACCCACCTGGCAGGATCTCAAAACTGCCCACAGACACCTGGCCTAGGTCCCGCCTCCTCAGCTCCTGCCTCAGCGCACTGACCTGAAGATGCAGCAGGACCGGGGATGAGCGCGGGATGCAGTGAGGACTCTGCCACTCCCGACCAGGAAACGGCACCCCCACCAAGCTCCAGACACCTCAGGGGCCGAGCCCAACATCAGCCCTGGGAGGCAAATACTGCAGCCCCTCTTACAGATGGTGTCACTGAGGCAGAGGGCTCGTCCATCAGCCGGCAAGCCTCCCCCTCCCGCAGCAGGGGTGCAGTCGGGGGCTGGCCAGGCTCACCTGAGCACCGTGGGACACAACGCAGATGTGCCTCTGCTCCCGGCCACCCCAGCAGCTGGGCCAGGTGTTGTAGACCTCCTGAACCTTCTCGACGGCCTGGGCAATCTCAGCCAGATTCAGCCAGGACGTCATGGATATGTCCCGGTCTGGGCTGCCCGCCACGTGGCAGAACATGAGTGGGTAGTGCCGGGGGTGGGGCGGAACCTTGCCCCTGGCGTGGATGGGGTTGCCCTTGGCCACATAGAAGTGCCGGGAGACGAAGCTGACGATGGCTTCCGTGCAGCGGTAGTTCTCATGGAAGACCAGGCGGCTCTGCCGTGCCACCTCGTGCGTCTCCTGCTGGTAGTACAGGAAGAGGCGGTGCAGCAGCGTGTGCTCGGCCGCCCGGGCCCTGGCAACACTGAAGAGCCGGGGCGTGACCTGCATGTGGTCGCCTGCCAGCACGAGGCGGGTGCTGTGCGAGGCGTAGGCCAGCGGGGTGAGGGCCTCACACTCCAGCATCTGGGCCGCCTCGTCGATGAGAATGTGGGAGAAGAAGCCGACTGGCACCCTGAGCTCGCgggcctgggaggtggtggtgacCACCACCCGGTGCCTTGCCAGCTCTGCCCACGTGGGCGGGCGGAAAGCCCGGTGGTCGTTGGTCAGGCAACAGTACTGCAGCGTGACCGGGTCCGTCTGGCTCGGTGGCCGGTCCGTGTACATCACACGGAGAGGAGTGGCCTCGGGGTGGCCGCCGCTGACGTGGCTGTGGAAATACTCGCGGATATAGATGTCGGCAGCGCTGTGTGAGGGGAGGAGTTCGTGGGTTTCTTGCTGGGGGCCTCAGTGCTGTCCGCcaaagcacctactgtgtgcccagcCGAGCTGCCCCCGCGCACAGCCCTTGTCTGGCTGTCAGAGGTGAGCAGCAAATGCTGGTGTCCCCACTCTCAGGAGTCCGAGGGGCAAGAGGCCACGGAGGGCTTTGGGTAACACCTGGGCGAGCCCAGCAGCCCCTCTGACACCGCAGacacctgcctcccaggccccCAGAGCCCCTAATCCAGAAATCAGCCCGGGACGTATGGCCCCACTGTCCCAggctcttcctcccactccccactGTGCAGGGATGGGAAGGCCCCAGTCTGGGCAGCTGCTGGTGGCAGGGACCCGAGGAAACCACATAAACCAAAGGGGAACTTTGTGGTTAGGACAAAAATCTGTGTTTCTATAAAAACCAACAACAAGGTTCATCTCCAGGAACTGCTGGGTGGACTATGCTGCAGCCTTCCCCGTGACTCTCTCTTTGGGCCAGGGCCCCGGCAGAGGCACCCAGCTCCTCACCTGACAGCAGACTTGGCCACCCTGGGTGCCCTGAGCTGGGTCTGATAAAGCCAAAGTCCAGGGCTGGCCGGCTACAGGGAGGGTCCCTGCAGAATCAGAGGACTGCAGCATGCCTAGGGGCTGCCTGCCTGCCCGGTGTCGGCCTGGGC includes:
- the FNDC11 gene encoding fibronectin type III domain-containing protein 11, encoding MNSHVVGLGLDKMKLGNPQSFLDQEEADDQQLLEPEAWRTYTERRNALREFLTSDLSPHLLKRHHARMQLLRKCSYYIEVLPKHLALGDQNPLVLPSAVFQLIDPWKFQRMKKVGTAQTKIQLLLLGDLLEQLDHGRAELDALLQSPDPRPFLADWALVERRLADMSAVMDSFLTMMVPGRLHVKHRLVSDVSAAKIPHIWLMLSTKMPVMFDRKESAAHQDWARLRWFVTIQPAASEQYELRFRLLDPRTQQECAQCGVIPVAACTFDVRNLLPNRSYKFTIKRAETSTLVYEPWRDSLTLQTKPGPLEGPALSHSVREMIF